A stretch of Lactiplantibacillus brownii DNA encodes these proteins:
- the larC2 gene encoding nickel pincer cofactor biosynthesis protein LarC2 gives MDDQTGEGLGYVMAQLLTAGAFDVYFTPIQMKKNRPATKLSVLADPQARESLTKLILAETSTVGIRYQTWQRTIMRRHFIEVPTAYGLVHLKVASYDDIEKKTPEYADCARLAQANGVPLMAVYQAALAAADQSDKER, from the coding sequence CTGGATGATCAAACGGGCGAGGGGCTTGGCTACGTGATGGCACAATTGTTGACGGCTGGGGCGTTTGATGTCTACTTTACGCCGATTCAAATGAAGAAAAATCGGCCCGCTACCAAATTGTCCGTGTTAGCTGACCCCCAGGCGCGGGAATCGTTAACCAAGTTGATTTTAGCCGAGACGAGCACGGTGGGAATCCGCTATCAAACTTGGCAACGGACGATTATGCGGCGACACTTTATTGAGGTGCCAACAGCTTATGGTCTAGTGCATCTAAAAGTGGCTAGTTATGACGATATTGAGAAAAAGACGCCGGAGTATGCAGATTGTGCGCGCTTGGCACAAGCTAACGGCGTCCCATTGATGGCCGTCTATCAGGCAGCCTTAGCCGCTGCCGACCAATCAGACAAGGAGCGGTGA